In Exiguobacterium sp. 9-2, the genomic window CCGTGTCATGATTTGCTCCGATCAAGTGCTAGGTTCAAAAGGAGGACATTGACGTAATCATGCGTCCCGGCTTCTTTCGTGATTAGCTTGCGTACCTCGTCACGCGATAGGTCGCGTGCGGTTGCGATACGCTTCGCTTGATCCAAAGCATAAGCGACTGAGATATGCGGATCGAAACCAGAACCGGATGTCACGAGGGCATCGTCCGGAAGCGAAGCGCCGTCCTCTCGATTCTGTTTCTGCAATGCCGCTATCTTCGTACCAAGCTCCGGGTTCGATGCTGCCAAGTTATCCCCAGCAGATGATCCCGCTAATTGATCGACCGCTGATGGACGTCCGTGAAAATACTGTTTCGACGTGAACGGTTGGGCAATCAATTCCGATCCAATGAATTTTCCGTTTTCCTGTACGAGTGAACCGGCTGCTTTATCCGGTACGAGAATCTGACCAAACAGCGTCAACAAGGCGGGAAAGACGATCCCGCATAATGCTGTGATGAAGATCGTCACACGAATGGCTTGTTTCATGATTCGTTTTCTCCTTAAAGGATGCTTGCAAGCAAGACATCGATGATTTTAATCCCAATGAACGGTACGATGACACCACCAAGACCGTAGATGAGTAAGTTACGCCCGAGCAATTGATCGGCTGTCATCGGTTTATACGAGACACCTTTCATCGCGAGCGGGATCAGCATCGGGATGATGATCGCGTTAAAGATTAGAGCCGACAAAATTGCTGTCGTCGGGGAATCGAGTCGCATGATGTTGAGTACTTCCATCTGCGGAATCGCGACCATGAACATCGCCGGGATGATCGCAAAATATTTCGCGACATCGTTTGCAATCGAGAACGTCGTCAACGCTCCCCGTGTCATCAAGAGCTGCTTTCCGATTTCGACGACTTCGATGATCTTCGTTGGGTTCGAATCAAGATCAATCATGTTCGCTGCTTCTTTCGCAGCTTGTGTCCCACTGTTCATCGCTAGACCTACGTCCGCTTGAGCGAGTGCTGGTGCATCATTCGTACCGTCCCCTGTCATGGCGACGAGGTGACCAGCTGCTTGTTCTTGCTGAATGACACGAATTTTATCTTCCGGTTTACATTCGGCGACGAAGTCATCAACGCCTGCTTCGCGAGCGATCGTTGCTGCCGTCAACGGGTTGTCGC contains:
- the kdpC gene encoding K(+)-transporting ATPase subunit C: MKQAIRVTIFITALCGIVFPALLTLFGQILVPDKAAGSLVQENGKFIGSELIAQPFTSKQYFHGRPSAVDQLAGSSAGDNLAASNPELGTKIAALQKQNREDGASLPDDALVTSGSGFDPHISVAYALDQAKRIATARDLSRDEVRKLITKEAGTHDYVNVLLLNLALDRSKS